In Psychrobacter immobilis, a single genomic region encodes these proteins:
- the rseP gene encoding RIP metalloprotease RseP, protein MTFLLTLLAAIFVLGPLIALHEWGHYIVARLCGVKVLTYSIGFGPKLFGWTSKKSGIDYRISALPLGGYVKMLDEREGEVAKAEQHLAFNRQHPLKKIAIVAAGPIMNFIIAIALFWVLFMTPSEQLATKIGQVLPDTPAAMAQLPVGDKIVAIDGHEVQTWEGINYRLAGRMGETDNVSITLQSETQADNAIKTYQAPVTQFMQGSAQGKDALTSFGMLPWQPDIAPIVGDLTADGAASRQGLKVGDRIVAINDQPIKDWLSATRIIRDSPETLLNFTVLRDGKSVQLQIMPQGKKDNLGNDYGQIGAMVAQSEIVIPDAYKTTVVYGPGESLVKSFEKTEQLAVMTVSSMGKMLSGMIGLDNLSGPITIAKVAKQSFDISWQMVLSTAALISLSLAVLNLLPIPVLDGGHIVYYLIELIRGKPLSEGVQMIGLNIGLLLLAGFMVLAIGNDISRLF, encoded by the coding sequence ATGACGTTTTTATTAACGCTCCTTGCGGCAATATTTGTCTTAGGTCCGCTTATTGCCTTACATGAGTGGGGACACTATATCGTCGCTCGTCTTTGCGGCGTTAAAGTATTGACCTATTCTATTGGTTTTGGTCCCAAACTCTTTGGCTGGACGAGCAAAAAAAGCGGTATTGATTATCGCATTTCTGCTTTGCCACTTGGTGGTTATGTCAAAATGCTCGATGAGCGCGAAGGTGAGGTAGCAAAAGCTGAGCAACATTTGGCGTTTAATCGTCAGCATCCACTAAAAAAGATTGCGATTGTTGCGGCTGGTCCTATTATGAACTTTATCATTGCTATTGCGCTATTTTGGGTGTTGTTTATGACACCATCAGAGCAGCTGGCGACCAAGATTGGGCAGGTACTACCTGATACGCCTGCTGCTATGGCACAGTTGCCAGTTGGTGATAAAATCGTTGCGATTGATGGGCATGAGGTACAAACGTGGGAAGGCATCAACTATCGGCTTGCTGGACGGATGGGCGAGACAGATAATGTCAGTATTACTCTGCAATCAGAGACACAAGCTGATAATGCAATCAAAACTTATCAAGCGCCCGTAACTCAGTTTATGCAAGGCAGCGCGCAAGGTAAAGATGCGTTGACCAGCTTTGGCATGCTGCCATGGCAACCAGATATTGCACCGATAGTAGGTGATTTGACCGCTGATGGTGCCGCCAGTCGCCAAGGACTAAAAGTAGGCGATCGTATTGTTGCTATCAATGATCAACCAATTAAAGATTGGCTCAGTGCCACTCGTATCATCCGCGACAGTCCTGAAACTTTGCTTAACTTCACAGTATTGCGTGATGGTAAATCCGTACAGCTTCAGATTATGCCGCAAGGCAAAAAAGACAATTTGGGTAACGATTATGGGCAAATTGGTGCTATGGTAGCGCAGTCCGAAATTGTTATTCCTGACGCTTACAAGACCACCGTAGTCTATGGTCCCGGTGAGTCATTGGTGAAATCATTTGAGAAAACTGAACAGCTCGCAGTGATGACGGTTAGCTCGATGGGCAAGATGCTGTCTGGCATGATTGGTTTGGACAATTTGTCAGGGCCGATTACCATCGCTAAAGTGGCCAAACAGAGTTTTGATATCAGTTGGCAGATGGTGTTATCGACGGCGGCTTTGATTAGTTTGAGCCTTGCTGTACTCAATCTTTTACCCATTCCTGTATTGGATGGCGGTCATATTGTGTATTATCTTATTGAATTGATTCGCGGTAAGCCACTCTCGGAAGGGGTGCAAATGATTGGACTAAATATCGGCTTACTCTTGCTGGCAGGTTTCATGGTGTTAGCAATTGGTAATGATATTAGTCGGCTGTTTTGA
- the uppS gene encoding polyprenyl diphosphate synthase — protein sequence MSTSAVLAPDLLPRHIAIIMDGNNRYGKANDLGKGQGHVAGKDALDPIVEYCVNTGIEVLTVFAFSSENWQRPPSEVALLMQLLASTIHEQIPRMNEYRIRLRFIGDRSQLSDDLQALMADAEAKTANFEAMTLVIAISYGGQWDIAHAAKQLAQQVEAGQLRANDINKELLGNYVQLADAPAVDMLIRTGGEYRISNFLLWQSAYAELFFTQTLWPNFAADELSAMVKEFAQRQRRFGKTSEQIVIEQASR from the coding sequence ATGTCCACTTCAGCCGTTTTGGCTCCTGATCTTCTTCCACGCCACATCGCTATCATCATGGATGGCAATAATCGTTATGGTAAAGCCAATGATTTGGGCAAAGGCCAAGGGCATGTGGCTGGCAAAGATGCACTCGATCCTATCGTCGAGTATTGCGTCAATACGGGTATCGAGGTATTAACGGTATTTGCATTTTCTAGTGAGAATTGGCAACGCCCGCCCAGTGAGGTGGCACTACTTATGCAACTGTTAGCTTCGACTATTCATGAGCAAATACCACGCATGAATGAGTATCGTATTCGTCTGCGTTTTATTGGTGACCGCAGTCAGCTGAGTGATGATTTGCAAGCATTAATGGCGGATGCTGAAGCGAAAACAGCAAACTTTGAAGCCATGACTCTAGTCATTGCTATCAGTTATGGTGGGCAATGGGATATTGCCCATGCGGCAAAACAGCTGGCGCAGCAAGTAGAGGCTGGTCAGTTACGTGCTAATGATATTAACAAAGAATTGCTCGGTAACTATGTGCAATTAGCAGATGCACCAGCAGTAGATATGCTGATACGCACGGGCGGTGAATACCGAATTTCTAACTTTTTATTGTGGCAGTCAGCCTATGCTGAGCTATTCTTTACCCAGACATTATGGCCAAATTTTGCAGCCGATGAGCTGTCAGCAATGGTAAAAGAGTTCGCTCAGCGGCAGCGCCGTTTTGGCAAAACCAGTGAGCAGATAGTGATAGAGCAAGCAAGTCGTTAA
- the pyrH gene encoding UMP kinase, whose amino-acid sequence MSDKNPRYSRILLKLSGEALAGGKEMGIDSEVLDKMSLSIAHLRGLGVQVGIVVGGGNLYRGAQLQQEGLVGRVTGDQMGMLATVMNGLAMRDALERRNIKTRLMSALPIGEVTESYSSRNAIRYLKNGEVCIFVAGTGNPFFTTDTAACLRGIEIEAGLILKATKVDGVYDKDPSLHDDAVKYDGLTFDEVLEQKLGVMDLTAIALCREHNVPLQVFDMTKPNALLNVIMGENEGTRVYH is encoded by the coding sequence ATGTCTGACAAAAACCCGCGTTACTCTCGTATCTTGCTGAAACTCTCTGGTGAAGCCTTAGCTGGTGGCAAAGAGATGGGAATTGATAGCGAAGTGCTCGATAAGATGAGCTTGTCTATCGCCCATTTGCGTGGTCTTGGTGTTCAAGTCGGTATCGTGGTCGGCGGCGGTAACTTATATCGCGGCGCGCAATTGCAACAAGAAGGCTTAGTCGGCCGTGTGACTGGTGATCAAATGGGTATGTTAGCAACCGTTATGAACGGTCTGGCGATGCGTGATGCGCTTGAGCGCCGCAATATTAAAACCCGCCTGATGTCAGCCTTGCCAATCGGTGAAGTGACCGAAAGCTATAGCAGCCGTAATGCCATTCGCTATCTCAAAAATGGTGAAGTATGTATCTTTGTTGCTGGTACGGGCAACCCTTTCTTTACCACTGATACAGCCGCTTGCTTACGTGGTATTGAAATTGAAGCTGGCTTGATTTTAAAAGCCACCAAAGTAGATGGCGTTTATGACAAAGACCCAAGCTTACATGACGATGCAGTTAAATATGATGGCTTGACCTTTGATGAAGTGTTAGAGCAAAAGCTTGGCGTGATGGATTTAACTGCCATTGCCTTATGCCGCGAGCACAACGTGCCGCTACAAGTGTTTGATATGACCAAGCCTAATGCGTTATTAAACGTCATTATGGGCGAAAATGAAGGCACGCGCGTTTATCACTGA
- the ispC gene encoding 1-deoxy-D-xylulose-5-phosphate reductoisomerase, giving the protein MVMTQRIAVLGATGSIGDSTLAILAAQPQLYTVYALSGYHRLEKLFALCQQFLPKRVSVPTAAVDDFAQRLRAAGLDIDVVGGEAGLVDIATDSQTDTVVAAIVGAAGLPSTLAAARAGKRILLANKEALVMAGQVMITAVKTHNATLLPLDSEHNAIFQCLPLAIQQDNTQIHQPNHGVRKLWLTASGGPFLQKSFAQMQHASVAEAVKHPNWSMGQKISVDSATMMNKGLELIEACHLFDLPENKINVVIHPQSIIHSMVEYSDGSFLAQLGSPDMKTPIAHALSYPDRIDSGSQPLDLFALSGLEFIEPDLQKFACLRLARQAMQAGTQATIVLNAANEIAVAAFLAGKIRLTDIADINEQALNDIQLPPLNETADIEDILAIDKIARHLTEKLVAKLV; this is encoded by the coding sequence ATGGTTATGACGCAACGCATCGCCGTACTAGGCGCGACAGGTTCGATTGGCGATAGCACGTTAGCAATATTAGCGGCGCAACCACAGCTTTACACAGTCTATGCTCTGTCAGGCTATCACCGTTTAGAGAAACTGTTTGCACTTTGCCAGCAGTTTTTGCCAAAGCGCGTTAGCGTACCGACCGCCGCAGTCGATGATTTTGCCCAGCGACTCCGTGCGGCAGGTCTTGACATCGATGTGGTAGGCGGCGAAGCAGGGCTGGTCGACATTGCCACTGATTCGCAGACGGATACCGTTGTCGCTGCGATCGTAGGCGCAGCTGGTCTGCCTTCTACTTTAGCCGCTGCTCGTGCAGGTAAGCGTATTTTACTGGCGAATAAAGAAGCGCTGGTGATGGCAGGGCAAGTGATGATTACTGCCGTCAAAACGCATAACGCTACTTTGCTACCGCTTGACTCTGAGCACAACGCTATTTTTCAGTGTTTACCACTGGCTATTCAGCAGGACAATACCCAAATTCATCAGCCAAATCACGGCGTGCGCAAGCTATGGTTAACGGCCTCTGGTGGACCATTTTTGCAAAAATCGTTTGCGCAGATGCAGCACGCGAGCGTCGCTGAAGCGGTCAAACATCCAAATTGGTCAATGGGTCAAAAGATATCTGTCGACTCAGCTACGATGATGAATAAAGGGCTTGAGTTGATTGAAGCCTGCCATTTGTTTGATTTGCCTGAAAATAAGATAAATGTGGTGATTCATCCACAAAGTATCATTCACTCAATGGTAGAATATAGCGATGGTAGCTTTTTGGCGCAGCTCGGCAGTCCCGATATGAAAACGCCCATTGCCCATGCGCTCAGTTACCCTGATCGTATCGATAGTGGCTCGCAGCCGTTAGACTTATTTGCGCTCAGCGGCTTAGAGTTTATTGAGCCTGACTTGCAAAAATTTGCGTGTTTACGTTTGGCACGCCAAGCCATGCAAGCGGGCACGCAAGCGACGATTGTCTTAAATGCAGCGAATGAAATTGCGGTGGCTGCGTTTTTGGCTGGAAAAATTCGCCTGACCGACATTGCTGATATCAATGAGCAGGCTTTGAATGACATACAGCTGCCACCGTTAAATGAAACGGCTGACATAGAAGATATACTAGCAATTGATAAAATAGCACGTCACCTTACAGAAAAACTTGTGGCAAAGTTGGTATAA
- the rimO gene encoding 30S ribosomal protein S12 methylthiotransferase RimO, whose translation MPNTSTESVNTTVTTSPSTSTPTDSMLKDTATVFNPAKPKIAQDNQADVSQANTNQPYHHKANHNQNRSIEQSSDVTSGALSTENAPVNAVPKIGFVSLGCPKALVDSERIITELSRDGYQVASDYEGADLVVVNTCGFIESAVQESLDAIGEAISKNGKVIVTGCLGKEADKIREMHPAVLAVTGAHAYDEVIRAVSLHVPKPDRSQDASYDPKIDLINEAGIKLTPSHYAYLKISEGCNHRCTFCIIPSLRGDLVSRPIDSVMNEALALKNAGVKELLIISQDTSAYGLDLKYKTSFWNGMPLKSKFYDLCQALNDLGIWVRLHYVYPYPHVDKVVELMGEKKLLPYLDIPFQHASHSILKAMKRPAHSENTLARIHAWREICPDIVIRSTFVVGFPGETEEDFQCLLDWLVEARLDRVGAFTYSEVEGAVANDLPNHVPEEIKQERYERLMTLQQDISAQKLQEKVGKTLMVLVDEIDSEEGIAICRSYADAPEIDGHVYVDEITAQVKVGQFLTVTIDDASEYDLFASYKG comes from the coding sequence ATGCCCAACACTTCTACCGAGTCGGTTAATACGACTGTTACTACCTCACCGTCAACTTCTACGCCAACAGATTCTATGTTAAAAGACACTGCCACCGTTTTTAATCCTGCCAAACCAAAGATAGCACAAGACAATCAGGCAGATGTTAGTCAAGCAAACACTAACCAACCTTACCATCATAAAGCCAACCACAATCAAAACCGTAGCATTGAGCAAAGCAGCGATGTGACTTCAGGTGCTTTATCGACTGAAAATGCGCCAGTGAATGCAGTGCCAAAGATTGGATTTGTGTCACTAGGTTGCCCAAAAGCTTTAGTCGATAGTGAGCGCATTATCACTGAGCTTAGCCGTGATGGTTATCAAGTGGCGAGTGATTACGAAGGTGCAGATTTGGTTGTCGTGAATACTTGCGGTTTTATTGAGTCCGCAGTACAAGAGTCGCTTGATGCCATCGGCGAAGCGATTAGCAAAAACGGTAAAGTCATCGTCACAGGTTGCTTGGGTAAAGAGGCGGATAAAATCCGTGAAATGCATCCCGCTGTCTTGGCAGTAACTGGCGCTCATGCTTATGATGAGGTCATTAGAGCCGTTTCGCTGCATGTGCCCAAGCCTGACCGCAGTCAGGACGCTAGTTATGATCCAAAGATAGATTTGATTAATGAAGCGGGTATCAAATTGACGCCAAGCCATTATGCTTATCTAAAAATATCGGAAGGCTGTAACCATCGTTGTACTTTCTGCATCATTCCAAGCTTACGTGGAGACTTGGTTTCACGTCCGATTGACAGTGTGATGAATGAAGCGTTGGCGCTGAAAAATGCTGGCGTGAAAGAATTGCTTATTATTTCGCAAGATACCTCTGCTTATGGACTGGATTTGAAATATAAGACCAGCTTTTGGAATGGTATGCCGCTGAAGTCGAAGTTTTATGACTTGTGCCAAGCCTTAAATGACTTAGGCATTTGGGTGCGCCTGCATTACGTCTATCCGTATCCGCATGTCGATAAAGTGGTTGAGCTAATGGGCGAGAAAAAGCTACTGCCTTATCTCGACATTCCGTTTCAACATGCCAGCCACAGCATCCTAAAAGCGATGAAACGCCCAGCTCATAGCGAAAATACCTTGGCACGTATCCATGCATGGCGTGAGATTTGTCCAGATATCGTCATTCGCTCAACCTTCGTTGTGGGCTTCCCTGGCGAGACAGAAGAAGATTTCCAATGCTTGCTTGATTGGTTAGTAGAAGCTCGCCTTGATCGCGTTGGTGCGTTTACTTACTCAGAAGTCGAAGGCGCAGTGGCTAATGACCTGCCAAATCATGTGCCAGAAGAGATTAAGCAAGAACGCTATGAGCGTTTGATGACGCTGCAACAAGACATCTCAGCGCAAAAGCTACAAGAGAAAGTCGGTAAAACCTTGATGGTATTGGTCGATGAAATTGATAGTGAAGAGGGCATTGCTATTTGTCGTAGCTATGCTGACGCACCAGAGATTGACGGTCACGTCTACGTTGATGAGATTACCGCGCAAGTTAAGGTCGGACAATTCCTAACAGTTACGATTGATGACGCTAGCGAATATGATTTGTTTGCCAGTTACAAAGGCTAA
- the frr gene encoding ribosome recycling factor, whose product MIKEIKQDGEARMQKTLEALESTFSKVRTGRAHPGMLSGVMVSYYGSPTPLNQVASVNVEDSRTLMVQPFDRTMVQAIDKAIREADLGLNPVTADVIRVPMPALTEETRRDMQKLARGEAESSRVSIRNIRRDMMNDIKELAKEKEISEDDERRASDDIQKITDKYIETIDKRLSKKETDLMDV is encoded by the coding sequence ATGATCAAAGAGATTAAGCAAGACGGCGAAGCGCGTATGCAAAAAACCTTGGAAGCGCTTGAGAGCACTTTTAGCAAAGTCCGTACAGGGCGCGCACATCCGGGTATGTTGTCAGGCGTGATGGTTAGCTACTACGGGTCGCCTACACCTTTGAATCAAGTGGCGAGTGTCAACGTTGAAGACTCACGTACGCTCATGGTTCAGCCGTTTGACCGTACCATGGTACAAGCAATTGACAAGGCCATTCGCGAAGCAGATTTGGGTCTCAACCCAGTGACCGCCGATGTGATTCGTGTGCCAATGCCAGCATTGACAGAAGAGACACGCCGCGACATGCAAAAGCTTGCGCGTGGAGAAGCAGAAAGTAGCCGTGTTTCTATCCGTAATATTCGCCGTGACATGATGAATGACATCAAAGAATTGGCCAAAGAAAAAGAGATCTCAGAAGACGACGAGCGCCGCGCGAGTGATGATATTCAAAAAATCACTGACAAGTATATCGAAACCATCGATAAACGTTTGAGCAAAAAAGAAACTGACTTGATGGACGTATAA
- a CDS encoding phosphatidate cytidylyltransferase, whose translation MWQRIKTAVVLVIIVGIAMFASQTPILFAPLLAIGVIIAAHEWTKLMPKWRHPALFVLLVLVLTLISLMFKVTWLFWWVASLAIWLMALSWVRVFPTHTNWYGKKLALMGAVILTASITAMFYLWQLSAWWLLYVFLLVWCADSGAYFVGRKLGRRKMAPNVSPNKSMEGLAGGLVTGLLVVIAISVFKLQLTGAALIAFVSLSAITILASVLGDLFESMLKRRADVKDSGTILPGHGGVLDRIDSLLSATPIFALGFWVIQQLGLIVV comes from the coding sequence ATGTGGCAACGAATTAAGACGGCAGTTGTTCTCGTTATTATCGTTGGTATTGCAATGTTTGCGAGCCAAACTCCTATTTTATTTGCACCGCTGTTAGCGATTGGCGTCATTATCGCCGCTCACGAATGGACTAAGCTGATGCCCAAGTGGCGTCATCCTGCGCTGTTTGTGCTATTGGTTTTGGTGTTGACCCTAATATCACTCATGTTTAAAGTGACATGGCTGTTTTGGTGGGTGGCTTCATTGGCTATATGGCTAATGGCGCTGTCTTGGGTGCGAGTGTTCCCAACTCATACCAATTGGTATGGCAAAAAACTGGCATTGATGGGTGCGGTGATATTGACCGCATCGATTACGGCGATGTTTTATTTGTGGCAATTGTCAGCATGGTGGTTGCTCTATGTGTTTCTCTTGGTCTGGTGTGCAGATAGTGGCGCTTATTTTGTGGGGCGTAAGCTCGGTCGCCGCAAAATGGCACCGAACGTCTCACCCAATAAAAGTATGGAAGGGCTGGCTGGTGGCTTGGTCACCGGTCTGCTCGTGGTCATTGCCATCAGTGTATTTAAGTTACAATTGACGGGCGCTGCGCTCATTGCCTTTGTGTCATTGTCGGCAATAACAATTTTAGCCTCGGTACTTGGTGATTTATTTGAGTCGATGCTTAAGCGCCGCGCTGATGTCAAAGATTCAGGAACGATTTTACCGGGGCATGGCGGCGTGCTTGACCGTATCGACTCACTGCTCTCTGCCACACCGATATTTGCGCTTGGTTTTTGGGTGATACAGCAGTTAGGTTTGATAGTGGTTTAG
- a CDS encoding two-component system sensor histidine kinase NtrB — MTTLLTTVKPTPDLAFMSQHLFTAILWINDDLSITWLNAQAEQLLAISSGRLLGQSILTLLASETSKALKSADSNHDIDNHVTVDKSSGEDTHEQTCSLKERFQQAKQYQQPFIDHDHLISTPLNGNLSFSVDYSVTPVIYEQQPYFIIEMWGKDRQSRISEEQRQQQQYNVARHMLRSVAHEIKNPLAGIRGAAQLLQRQFIKFSDTSPLNSAPPAILGTNSMVNPNSHLQKTAEKLRNYTDIIISETDRLTHLIGKFLGSNQLPNWQTLNIHEPLEHVLSLVVNQYPQVTLQRDYDLSLPELCADKDQLIQVFLNLINNACESMTEFEQTLQQREFSEPKVQQPVTSQMSNHDSASYKPTLHIQTRIAFQHTIAGQQHKQVLQINIADNGSGIDPALIGQIFFPMVTSRAAGTGLGLSIVQDIISHHHGMIDVSSQQSKNLNDSVKNDYNHQQTSFTLYLPFNQPVHHA; from the coding sequence ATGACAACCCTTTTGACAACCGTAAAACCGACACCTGACTTAGCATTTATGTCACAGCATTTGTTCACCGCTATTTTATGGATCAATGATGACTTATCGATCACTTGGCTAAATGCCCAAGCCGAACAACTACTCGCTATTAGTAGTGGGCGCTTACTGGGTCAGTCTATACTGACACTGCTTGCATCCGAAACATCCAAAGCATTGAAATCAGCCGATAGCAATCATGACATTGACAACCATGTAACTGTCGATAAAAGTAGTGGTGAAGATACTCATGAACAAACTTGCTCTTTAAAAGAACGATTTCAGCAAGCAAAGCAGTATCAACAACCCTTTATCGATCATGATCACCTTATCAGCACACCGCTAAATGGTAATTTATCATTCTCGGTTGATTATAGCGTGACCCCTGTCATTTATGAGCAGCAACCTTATTTTATTATTGAGATGTGGGGCAAGGATCGCCAAAGTCGCATATCAGAGGAGCAACGCCAGCAGCAACAATATAATGTTGCCCGTCATATGCTGCGCTCGGTCGCTCATGAAATCAAAAATCCGCTTGCCGGTATTCGCGGGGCGGCGCAATTATTACAGCGGCAATTCATCAAATTCAGTGACACCTCGCCTCTTAATAGTGCTCCTCCTGCTATTCTTGGCACAAACTCTATGGTAAACCCGAATAGCCACCTGCAAAAAACGGCTGAAAAACTGCGTAATTATACTGATATCATCATCTCAGAGACGGACCGTCTAACCCACCTTATTGGCAAGTTTCTTGGCTCCAATCAATTACCAAATTGGCAAACGCTAAATATCCATGAGCCACTGGAGCATGTTTTATCTTTGGTCGTCAATCAATATCCGCAAGTGACGCTACAGCGCGATTATGATTTGTCATTGCCTGAGTTATGCGCTGATAAAGATCAGCTAATACAGGTGTTTTTAAATCTGATTAATAATGCCTGTGAATCGATGACTGAGTTTGAGCAAACGCTGCAGCAAAGAGAGTTTTCCGAGCCTAAGGTGCAACAACCTGTCACCTCACAAATGAGCAATCACGACAGCGCCAGTTATAAGCCAACGCTGCACATTCAAACCCGCATTGCCTTTCAACATACCATTGCTGGGCAACAGCACAAGCAAGTGCTACAAATCAATATTGCCGATAACGGTTCAGGCATTGATCCGGCATTGATCGGACAGATATTTTTCCCAATGGTGACCAGCCGTGCCGCAGGAACGGGGCTAGGATTATCTATCGTGCAAGATATCATCAGTCATCACCATGGTATGATTGACGTGAGCTCCCAACAATCAAAAAACCTTAACGACAGTGTTAAAAATGACTACAACCACCAACAAACCAGTTTTACGCTGTACTTGCCTTTCAATCAGCCAGTGCACCATGCTTAA